A stretch of Apis cerana isolate GH-2021 linkage group LG1, AcerK_1.0, whole genome shotgun sequence DNA encodes these proteins:
- the LOC108002081 gene encoding bromodomain adjacent to zinc finger domain protein 2B isoform X30, with product MGTGMEKENSASGGGGGGGGGGGGEAAATATPGATSASEKLQADQANPLLDPTALFGAYWPRSDSAASSLFGGMPGGYGLGAHHLPSAYAILGRGGSAPGFGGHTPASAPPPPPYSHSSLGTLSVAASQAASLGINPASAAWWTMASHLAAQDYLARLQGAAGLPGFPPGAESLLPPYPASLLNPPSLSSHKSSKSKSSKSHKTPASSSSSTTPSMTSSSLPVSTQAPVTSSHHSTSASTTPNSQTNVVSDPSSILGGVRLPPDTEIIKYTSSIVGPKVPGTTNRGRKKTISLDTPSVSVHPPPVPALTAHQTNTTTTSLMMEPRKYNRTGSESNDYRESVDRVEVIKLPAHSTNGNVLPAPSSYTTTTNTSNSNDSDAPLNLSLKPATTSSNSPISGSQPLSQLSNLSQSLLASDRTSRRKPGPKPRRVPQNSVPVPASPSPSLAQLFAAADSPQRPSSGSEESESASTTHHKDGRPRNLGRGVSKPKKNTVASLLAQSRALGIKPTPTLDPSVPLSHQVSLLRSNILAAQLHATATGQTGQTDDKNQEKMKNKLLEVSGEESNMDVTSESGSNTDVVTDTDDDNTDGVSSAKRRKVKPSERDLQVPLERGWKRETVIKGLGKSGVIKGDVSYYSPCGKTFRSSPDLAKNWLFQFLEQQNPPELTTANFSFSSRPLVGEFLQPTMGLAEAEFVRLGAQEVARRLEELRAAGGFRDSRTNNQYEREKLAYAKKLAKEEAQRHKEQARLIKEQEKTERQEAVRREREIRNQQLLEARKKRQEEVEKIRLEEQQRKQQERELKRQQAVMLKEQERERRRQHMALVRALENRRKMEEREKKRLEARAERIATKEKRAEQRKMEMELIEQIRKPVEDMELTDHRSLPELKRIPGLKLSGQAFADIVMVFEFLHNFGETLGFDMESLPSLKSLQLALLNDEEAEEELLSVMTHLLVCAIEDPGIPQPARHTTGLGQSLRQADITHANISEVLRIYLYANATGEVKALTGVCLERERDKKFADHHQNGGDYASTCSGKNAQFYEHLHNNETWRMSERLRDKPFLALNPTHKAQMLAFLCNELLQNKAVIRQIEGSLETVAQLRKERFVLDTKIRKLRQLHSRKVRMEAVGVIVNKTGDTITIEKKEGDEEGNTSSTAVGTTPTPDEIHHEDEVEDMSENESEGTQPEEEEDKNLSGEELGKKLDKLLKQSEEQLQKLNSSSKQLRAHIFGQDRYWRRYWELACAGGIFVEAMESAEPEILELQAELDEKYKDVSMEEKRETKQEDTKVENRENEAPNDVKKEKKFNSNDQEDTKSLIEKTKSEIEDINCKKEPMQNCENLTNVKEEKKNDLDNSMTDAKTNVTSEEIKQETEVVSMDVDVKEETKKENDETDEDMKPAVKMMEDKIVETIPNGDKFNHVNNLHNGKELNGTFISNNSNESNWFSILPRETCDTPGPSTKQIFGIAEPTELRIPVFPPPASPNYDRCDSPAPLILTQDEAAQLEYLKVHGLPPPGEAKPVPNDLRYGWWRITDVDTFQELLEHLHSRGVREKELKRTTWATMESFLAVTGKINVDPGNLTATELQATPDEPDTPIPKPDNPAVWSEQVALRVDAQLLEQVEALEDKVANASMQVKGWKLPPRAGTEEAEEIEKLNEMEKISAVEQARQRLLSLEAAIERRYLKPPLGVCTGDPNLAALKAEQAAAANANSNNSDQSNQTPVPQEETTPRGLNNWREATARAHTSAQLAMALYMLEASIAWDKSIMKAVSLTPARNSVCVKLRNRCVSLKATTQYNQLLTTSQASNCQFCHSGDNEDKLLLCDGCDRGYHTYCFRPKMENIPDGDWYCHECMNKATGERNCLVCGKRVGKNLVLCELCPRAYHTDCHNPVMPKMPRGKWYCSNCHSKQPKKRNSSRRSHTKGGGTRESESSDHPPASPTPSTASNTHVEDVSSSEPATPTASPRKEGNNRTLTKKQQRELAPCKVLLEQLEQQDEAWPFLLPVNTKQFPTYKKIIKTPMDLSTIKKKLQDSVYKSRDEFCADVRQMFINCEVFNEDDSPVGKAGHGMRSFFEMRWTEITGAPPPHPQTHS from the exons CGTATTGGCCTCGGAGCGACAGTGCAGCTTCGTCGCTTTTCGGCGGTATGCCGGGCGGATATGGATTGGGGGCCCATCATTTACCATCGGCTTACGCTATCCTGGGCCGTGGAGGTTCTGCTCCCGGATTCGGGGGTCACACACCGGCTTCCGCTCCACCGCCACCCCCGTACTCCCACAGCAGCCTTGGTACTCTGAGCGTGGCTGCCAGTCAGGCTGCAAGTTTAG GCATCAATCCCGCGAGTGCAGCATGGTGGACGATGGCCTCACACTTAGCGGCACAGGACTACCTCGCGAGGTTACAAGGAGCGGCAGGATTGCCCGGATTTCCGCCTGGCGCCGAGAGCCTCCTGCCACCGTATCCTGCCTCGCTACTTAATCCCCCGTCCTTGTCGTCCCACAAGTCCAGTAAGT CTAAGTCAAGCAAGAGTCACAAGACTCCCGCGAGCAGCAGCAGCTCGACGACGCCGAGTATGACGAGCAGCAGTTTACCGGTCTCGACCCAGGCGCCGGTCACGTCCTCTCATCACAGCACGTCGGCGAGCACCACGCCGAATTCCCAAACGAACGTTGTCAG cgaTCCTAGCAGTATATTAGGAGGTGTACGCCTGCCACCCGATACAGAGATTATCAAATACACGTCGAGCATAGTCGGTCCAAAGGTTCCTGGCACAACGAACCGCGGTAGAAAGAAGACCATATCCTTGGACACGCCGAGCGTGAGCGTACATCCGCCCCCTGTACCCGCTCTCACCGCTCATCAAACAAACACGACCACCACGTCACTGATGATGGAACCGAGAAAGTATAATCGCACGGGG aGCGAGTCGAACGATTACAGGGAGTCGGTGGATCGCGTGGAGGTGATCAAATTGCCGGCACATTCGACGAACGGCAACGTTCTACCGGCACCATCGTCCTACACGACCACCACCAACACGAGCAACTCGAACGATTCGGACGCGCCGTTGAACCTCTCGTTGAAACCGGCGACGACCAGCAGTAATTCGCCGATTTCCGGCAGCCAGCCGCTCAGCCAGCTCAGTAATTTAAGTCAGTCGTTACTCGCCTCCGATCGAACTT CGAGAAGAAAGCCAGGACCGAAGCCTCGAAGGGTGCCGCAGAACTCCGTGCCGGTGCCGGCGTCGCCGAGCCCTTCGTTGGCGCAGCTGTTCGCCGCCGCCGATTCACCGCAACGGCCGAGCAGCGGGAGCGAGGAGAGCGAGAGCGCAAGCACGACCCACCACAAGGACGGCAGGCCAAGGAACCTGGGTCGCGGCGTTTCGAAACCGAAGAAGAACACGGTTGCCTCGTTGCTCGCTCAGAGCAGAGCCCTGGGAATCAAACCGACGCCCACGTTGGACCCCAGTGTGCCATTGTCTCATCAGGTCTCGTTACTGAGGTCCAATATTCTGGCTGCTCAATTGCACGCTACAGCGACCGGTCAGACCGGTCAGACAGATGACAAGAATCAG GAGAAGATGAAGAACAAGTTGCTCGAGGTCTCCGGCGAGGAGAGCAACATGGACGTGACGAGCGAAAGCGGCAGCAACACAGACGTTGTGACGGATACCGACGACGACAACACGGACGGCGTCTCCAGCGCGAAGAGAAGAAAGGTGAAGCCCAGCGAGAGGGATCTCCAGGTGCCGCTGGAGCGTGGCTGGAAGCGGGAGACCGTGATCAAGGGATTGGGGAAGTCGGGAGTGATAAAGGGTGACGTGTCTTATTACAGCCCTTGCGGAAAGACGTTCAGAAGCAGCCCGGATTTAGCCAAG AATTGGCTGTTTCAGTTTCTAGAGCAACAGAATCCGCCCGAGTTGACGACCGCCAACTTTTCGTTCTCCTCTCGTCCTCTGGTAGGCGAGTTTCTTCAACCGACGATGGGCCTCGCGGAGGCGGAATTCGTCAGGTTGGGGGCTCAGGAAGTGGCGAGAAGATTGGAGGAGTTGAGAGCCGCGGGTGGTTTCAGGGACTCGAGGACGAATAACCAATACGAGAGGGAGAAGTTGGCGTACGCGAAAAAATTGGCCAAGGAGGAGGCGCAGCGACATAAGGAACAGGCTAG GTTGATCAAGGAGCAGGAGAAAACGGAGAGACAGGAGGCGGTTAGACGGGAGCGGGAGATTAGGAATCAACAGTTGCTCGAG GCTCGGAAAAAACGGCAGGAAGAGGTGGAGAAGATACGACTGGAAGAACAACAACGAAAGCAACAG GAACGCGAGCTGAAGCGGCAGCAGGCAGTTATGCTGAAAGAACAG gAAAGAGAACGAAGGAGGCAGCACATGGCATTGGTTCGAGCGTTAGAAAACCGCCGAAAAatggaggaaagagagaaaaaacgatTGGAGGCGAGAGCTGAAAGAATAGCAACGAAAGAAAAACGCGCCGAACAGAGGAAGATGGAGATGGAACTGATCGAACAAATCAGAAAGCCTGTTGAGGACATGGAACTAACTG ATCATAGATCACTGCCAGAACTAAAACGAATACCTGGTCTGAAATTATCCGGCCAAGCGTTTGCAGACATTGTAATGGTGTTTGAATTTCTGCATAATTTCGGCGAGACTTTAGGCTTTG atatggaATCGCTCCCAAGTCTAAAAAGCCTTCAATTGGCGTTGCTCAATGATGAGGAAGCGGAGGAAGAGCTTCTGTCCGTGATGACACATTTGTTAGTATGTGCGATCGAGGATCCAGGAATCCCTCAACCAGCGAGACACACGACAGGCCTTGGCCAAAGCCTCCGACAAGCTGATATAACGCATGCCAACATCAGTGAGGTGTTACGAATCTACTTATACGCGAACGCGACAGGAGAAGTGAAGGCTCTGACAGGAGTATGTCTAGAACGGGAACGCGATAAGAAATTTGCCGATCATCATCAAAATGGTGGTGATTACGCTTCTACCTGTTCGGGCAAAAATGCTCAATTTTACGAGCATTTACATAACAACGAAACATGGAGGATGTCCGAAAGGCTGAGAGACAAACCATTCCTAGCTTTGAATCCGACGCACAAGGCACAAATGCTCGCGTTTCTCTGTAACGAGCTATTGCAGAACAAGGCTGTGATCAGACAGATCGAAGGAAGCTTGGAAACAGTAGCTCagttaagaaaagaaagattcgtTTTGGATACAAAGATAAGAAA ATTGAGACAATTACATAGTCGAAAAGTACGAATGGAAGCAGTGGGTGTGATAGTTAATAAAACTGGAGACACAATTACGATTGAGAAAAAAGAGGGCGATGAGGAGGGTAACACGTCGTCAACGGCAGTAGGTACGACACCCACTCCTGATGAGATTCATCATGAAGATGAAGTTGAAGACATGTCCGAAAATGAGAGTGAAGGAACTCAACCTGAGgag GAAGAAGACAAAAATCTCTCTGGTGAAGAGCTCGGTAAAAAGTtggacaaattattaaaacaatcagAAGAACAATTGCAAAAATTGAATAGCTCTTCAAAACAACTACGAGCCCATATATTTGGCCAAGATAGGTATTGGAGAAGATATTGGGAATTAGCATGCGCAGGTGGCATTTTCGTCGAGGCCATGGAAAGCGCAGAACCTGAAATCCTTGAGTTGCAGGCTGAATTAGACGAAAAGTACAAAGATGTATCGATggaggagaaaagagaaacaaaacaAGAAGACACCAAAGTCGAAAATCGGGAGAATGAAGCTCCTAATGAtgtaaagaaggaaaagaaattcaattcaaatgaTCAAGAAGATACGAAATCTTTAATAGAGAAAACAAAATCTGAAATTGAAGATATTAATTGTAAGAAAGAACCTATGCAAAACtgtgaaaatttaacgaatgttaaggaagagaaaaagaatgatttgGATAATTCAATGACTGATGCAAAGACCAATGTTACATCTGAAGAGATTAAACAAGAAACAGAAGTAGTTAGTATGGATGTGGATgtcaaagaagaaacaaaaaaagaaaatgacgaAACGGATGAAGATATGAAACCAGCAGTGAAGATGATGGAagataaaattgttgaaacaATTCCAAACGGTGATAAATTCAATCATGTGAATAACCTTCATAATGGGAAGGAATTGAATGGCACTTTTATTTCTA ataATAGTAACGAATCGAATTGGTTCTCAATTTTACCTCGGGAAACTTGTGATACTCCAGGACCAAGTACCAAACAAATATTTGGAATAGCCGAACCAACTGAACTGAGAATACCAGTATTTCCTCCACCGGCTAGTCCAAATTACGATAGATGTGATAGTCCTGCTCCTTTAATTTTGACTCAAGACGAAGCAGCGCaacttgaatatttaaaagttcatGGTTTACCACCTCCTGGAGAAGCTAAACCAGTACCAAATG ACTTAAGATATGGCTGGTGGAGAATAACGGATGTTGATACGTTTCAAGAATTGCTGGAACATCTTCATTCTCGCGGTGTTCGCGAAAAAGAACTAAAACGTACAACATGGGCAACTATGGAATCTTTCTTAGCTGTTACAGGCAAGATCAATGTAGATCCTGGCAATCTTACTGCTACAGAACTTCAAGCGACACCTGATGAACCTGATACGCCAATTCCAAAACCAGACAATCCGGCAGTTTGGAGCGAACAAGTTGCGCTACGCGTGGATGCGCAATTATTGGAACAAGTTGAGGCCCTAGAAGATAAAGTCGCAAATGCCAGCATGCAGGTCAAAGGCTGGAAACTGCCTCCACGGGCAGGAACCGAGGAGgctgaagaaattgaaaaactaaACGAAATGGAAAAGATCAGTGCAGTTGAACAAGCACGGCAAAGGTTATTGTCTCTAGAGGCCGCTATAGAAAGGAGATATTTGAAACCACCGTTAGGTGTTTG caCGGGAGATCCAAACTTGGCGGCTTTAAAGGCAGAACAAGCAGCTGCTGCAAATGcgaattcgaataattcggATCAGAGCAATCAGACTCCAGTACCTCAAGAAGAAACAACTCCAAGAGGGCTAAACAACTGGCGAGAGGCAACAGCTCGAGCACATACATCCGCTCAGCTGGCCATGGCACTTTATATGTTGGAGGCTAGCATCGCTTGGGACAAGAGCATCATGAAGGCTGTGAGTCTAACACCAGCTAGAAACTCGGTCTGCGTCAAGCTACGAAACCGCTGCGTCTCACTCAAAGCTACCACTCAATACAATCAGCTATTGACTACTTCTCAGGCCTCT AATTGTCAATTTTGTCATAGCGGAGATAACGAAGACAAATTATTACTGTGTGATGGTTGTGACCGCGGCTATCATACTTATTGTTTCCGTCCAAAAATGGAAAACATTCCTGATGGTGACTG GTATTGTCACGAATGCATGAATAAAGCAACAGGGGAGCGAAATTGTTTGGTATGTGGAAAGAGAGTTGGTAAAAACTTAGTATTATGTGAACTCTGTCCAAGGGCTTATCACACTGACTGCCACAATCCTGTTATGCCAAAA ATGCCAAGGGGAAAATGGTATTGTTCTAATTGCCACAGTAAACAACCAAAGAAGAGAAATAGTAGTCGAAGGAGTCATACCAAAGGGGGAGGCACCAGAGAAAGTGAAAGTTCTGATCATCCACCAGCTAG TCCAACGCCGTCAACGGCATCGAACACACACGTAGAGGACGTCAGTTCATCGGAACCAGCAACCCCAACTGCCTCACCACGGAAGGAGGGAAACAATAGGACGCTCACGAAGAAACAACAACGAGAGTTGGCTCCTTGTAAGGTGCTACTCGAACAGTTGGAGCAACAGGACGAGGCCTGGCCGTTCCTCTTGCCGGTGAACACCAAACAGTTTCCTACctacaagaaaattattaaaacaccCATGGATCTCAGTActattaagaagaaattgcAGGATTCCGT GTACAAGTCTCGCGATGAGTTTTGCGCCGATGTCAGACAGATGTTCATCAACTGCGAGGTATTCAACGAGGACGACAGTCCCGTGGGGAAGGCCGGACATGGGATGCGCAGTTTCTTCGAAATGCGTTGGACCGAGATTACTGGCGCACCACCTCCACACCCGCAAACGCATAGCTGA